DNA from Dromaius novaehollandiae isolate bDroNov1 unplaced genomic scaffold, bDroNov1.hap1 HAP1_SCAFFOLD_41, whole genome shotgun sequence:
aattaggagaacagccttgaaaagagaaagtcctgctgctgttggtggacgactctccaggaaagctgcagcccccactccaaagctacagcaaggatatgcctgctgtggcagtaggGATGTAGGGAGTAgtagggatggtcctgaggagcagagggtctgtcgcCACAAGCCGCgtccagactctcctcccttctgctcccactcCACTGTGAATAttggagcactgaagagggaaaggaccagcccatggtgacagctctctgccaccctcgcaggagaagggtgtgaggTCACACCCTGAGTGTGGCTAGGAGATctgggctctcctaatggacatcggacttctggtctcaccctgtcagtgctcatctgagcctggctctgggcctctgagcatccttggtgtcagtgctgaaagagacactgcaaagggaaacccattgcactgggggcatccgagggagctcaaaccactgggctctgaggttcccccacctctgctgatgaagggggaagcctggcttcctgtttcaacatggtctctgggtcagattcaaaggagagattccagagcagacatgacatgaactggatagttttctttgttttttactgtagatgtaaaagagaaaagtaagaaagaaataaatgcacaacacacatccttgatgccagatatcctggtgagtgaatgaatgtgggacagctactggtgctgaccttgtacccgttggatcactttcctcagtgcctccctgagctccttgttcctcctgCTGTAGATgaagggggttcactgctggaggcaccaccgagtacagaacagccaccaccagatccagagctggggaggagagggaggggggcttcaggtaggcaaatgtgccagtgctgagaaacagggagaccacggccaggtgcgggaggcacatggaaaaggctttgtgccggccctgctcagaggggatcctcagcacagcagtgaagatctgcacgtaggacaccacaatgaaaatgaaacacccaaagcctaaacagccactaaccaccAGAAGCCCTacctccctgaggtaggagtctgagcaggagagcttgaggatctgggggatttcacagaagaactgctccaccacattgccttggcagagtggtatggaaaaggtgttagcagtgtgcaggagagcattgagaaaaccagtgccccaggcagctgctgccatttggacacaagctctgctgcccatgatggtcccgtagtgcaggggtctgcagatggccacaaagcggtcataggccatgactgtaaggagagaaaactcagctgaacataagaaaaagaagaaaaagacctgggcagcacatcccgggtaggaaatggccctggtgtccctcagggaattggccatggatttggggacagtggtggagacaGAGCCCaggtccaggagggagaggttgaggaggaagaagtacatgggggtgtggagatggtggtcgcaggctatggctgtgatgatgaggccgttgcccaggagggcagccaggtagatgcccaggaagagcgagaagtgcaagagctgcagctgctgtgtgtctgcaaacgccaggaggaggaactcgttgaaggagctgccgttggtcatttggtcccactgggctttcgggactgtttaaggaggaaacgacattgaaaagttaggagagatcttcccaggaaaaagaaagtaacatttctctttgaaaacaccacatcacttctctcttttctgggGAGGATCACTGAGCAGgcaccttgcttgagctctggtttatgctggctgagtgtgctgtgaggagcagaagcctctgcccatgggctgcagagcactcagtccttctgcacagtagtgggaacatgggaacaggggtcaacagctctgacactcataatttctgtcaaataaaatctattcgtcatgtggaatggcttttcagtgtcttcactacctgccctaaagaatgacagctgaggaacagagttttagggaagttttaataatgtttattttctctgagatgtccctgtcccccctgggagtgttcctcaaaggcagaaattctcagcatttctactgttagtcttgaaaacaaaaagattcactgccacttggtacagagtgaggacagcttgtctgtctgctagccttgttcccagctgtcctgtgctcatactgctttgagctggaggaccatcactctcatacattgccctaaaaaaaaccccagccactgctaggagcagaggagtccagtttcaaaaccacagctgtccaaccatttctccctttctcagggcaccagggggaggtctccacactccccttctaggcaaggacacacagggctcttttcagctgcctgtatgcagtttcccaacaccatttccatactctcaggatctctacagattcttcaggggtctctcggacatcacagagatgctatgaaaCAGCGgtgtccttctggagggcagctcaaagtctggcaggacatgacaggggaatggtcaaaggaccatcaggactgaggatgggctctccttaagggagagtcagctcagttcccagccccacagactgcatttgctggagtcacacaggttagaaggaggctgcggacacctcactcccaagcagacccctctcttgcacaacttgcagacaggtgtcagaactgcagctgaaccccaccccccccagggagtgaccccaaggagcccgagagaaaaacaggagcagcatggagcaacatcatgatcctgctgccaaggcaggcaaggagagagaggcagatgggcactcaggaaagccttcaccttacccagctggacatgccacctcacagacggtgacatcgcagggcagtcgctctcagcccctttgttgggcagcagtaaacaggcccgtggcagcagagaggcccctctcctctgctggaggtctggctgcagaggaggcggctcatggcctggaccccatggctgtcagggcagagggtctgctgggtgggagaggagacatgggaggcttgctcagaggaagctgtctgccttgcagggactgaccaagacttgctcaaatccattctcccatgacgattctgttggcagttccctcccattccctgcccatctctgctgcctggcactgttgtccctgctggcagctctttctctgtcccagcatcctttcccagtcagtgctcacagaccccatcccaccctcagcatgctcagttctgccctacagaaaccacctaggacagggcactgggcacaggtatctctgttctcacaggtcctaaggagcaggtcagaaaaactcttataaggcaataaaggtgctgccggtgctatctgtaggctgaggtggggctgaaggggtttgctggagtttctcacagacctattgatctctgagagtgaaggtttgggagtccatgttccttgccaaaccagaaagttcttttctcttttctccctgccaGAACTAGGATGTATTCTTTCTAGTTTTAGTAGTACtaatgagcttttactagaaggaaaactccttccctttcaattagcctttttttgatcgtcctctgaaaagactctttggacataacctgtgcatgaGTTCAAGCTGGTGGCACCTCTGACCCATGCAtggccttcttgacaggagaatgaacttgtcctgccagaggtcactgaattcatgactcaatctaCCAATTATAGGATGGACTGcattcagaagacccctccaggaaccgcAGTAGCATTgctctgcagccagagacttaccgtgtcaagggctgtgaagatttctcccacaagcagctctcctctgtcctcccactccacactgccttgcacttctcgctgccttctctcagctcatgtcagcagcagcaggcagtgcccgcagccctgctgctccttgcagaggagctgctcctgcacacagctgtgtctgggcagtgctgccaggttgccatgagctccctccatcccaggagcctggccccactcaggagcagaggcccagctgaaggcctgaatttctctgtcccttgtgctccctcctcctgggaaatgctcactgaagtagactaaaataatcacttatTCTCCTTTagtaaagagtggagaaagacagattccaacattgcaatttatttcatcagaggatggctatctgtGATaagtggaaacgtcccactctggaagcccctattcctgTCTGTTAgttaggcaggacacctagaaaagggacaagaagggagctcatggacacaggGTTCAGGTGttgtttcagatgagtcaatctgggcatctcatgccagtttagaagcccctgggatgcagtgggattcagatccctcctgtgaaccccacaaacatACTGAAGGTGAGATTCCCCTTATCAAGccaaagtgagcacaacagaggtgtctgcatgggagcctccttgtctaagctcccactggaatcactggagatggagggtgggagtcaactgctcacacacaaacacctggggacattggaagagacagaggtggtcccaggcatgtgccagattctgcttgctctgatggagtgactgggagacccacatccttctggagcatgaggtgggggccagctggggaatcttcttggtcgtctcaaatgaccctggatgcctactacaactaaagctcatctcactggggagctgagacatctgaagatcccaatgctaaaaacagctattgtggttcagtgcagacacttgatttaatgacacagaaataggcctgcGGGGCCATTTCAGATGCTTGGGGTGTCCAGGACAACCACATGTTCCTactagatacagcatgggacctacaggaaaacgatgccccttcagagtggttgctgggccagtgtcccagggcatctcaggtttcctgcctgtgcccaagcaaatgaatcccaccactgtctttagtCAAAATCTGCACTGCCTGCATCCAAGTGcacttcataaatgggagaggcccatcacaccaaggtctccactctagtctctaccctctcaaagccttctagctctcctccccctgaatgtCTCCTCACTCCTcaatatgataagaacaggcACTGGGCTCACggtgtcctcagggtggctggatcacaggctgcccaggcccaggggctttttcagttgcatcttgtcctgcctggagatcagctcacctctgtcacaggccccaaagtgctgcagagtcagctcaggcagcaaagccctctcctgccagggctgcatagcccagctctgcttctccctgcctcgGGCACTGCAGAGTTTGCTCTCTCAGtaggaacctcctttcaccactacattgccacctgctatccatgccagcatgtcaccacttgcaatcaaagcctttgcatacatgaggtccttggtaacatgtttcctgagacaaatcttcagcaggcaccacagctgaggtgctgaagccaacacatatgcaaagacatgcagcctggggtgcaggcagaagCAAATGGAGATGTTTATGCTATCACAGAACTGCCACATTGTTGGAAtaccagagatgtggtgggaccactcacatgatggagtccttcaatggcagggtgcaagttcttcaggagagaccaccagggaagtcGAGGAGGGGgttccctatgtgtgaaggggcatcttggatgtatggagttcttccatgggatggaccaagggaggcagctctgaagggctgaggagctcaggaaagccagcaggtaaggACAACatccatcaggcacaagaatgctctacctgaacagtttgtaaagctggtagacatctctggaccccagcttggctaaacagggagctcacacgtgagctccagggcaataaggcagcatacagaaaggggaagaaggcagaggctgcaaaggaggagtttagaaatattgtccagcaaagtagggatggtgttaaggaagccaaagctcccctgggacagagacacttgcaggggatgggaaggacaggaagaagagctgctactgcttcagtgacagtaaaagaatcaacaaggagatgtgggctcactgcagaatggggcagggatcctagcaaaagcagaggtagataggtctggggaagtcaagtccttgctggcttcagccttcaccaacaaggtctcctgagctgttgtcagctgttgtgggctcaagtcaggagtcctgaggagaaaaccaacctgcagtgcctaagtctctagaagTCATCCCATAGAAGTCTCTGGGACTGGaaggctggcatccatggacatggagagagctggctgctatgacaggaagactgctctctgtcatcttggaaaggttgtggagatcaggggaggtcccagtgagcagaaaaaggaatatgctgtgcccatcttcaaaaaaggccccaaggacaaaccagggagctgcaggccattcacactcactctggtgaggagtgtgtcatggagcaaatcctctctgatcacatttctgagcacatgaagaaggtgcctggcaacagtcagcatggatttcctggaggtaaatcattcctgacccacctgattgccttctgtgatgaaagacctgcacttgtggaggaaaggagagtagtggatgtgcagtagacatccagatgggcaaaaagctggttggatgatggagttccgagggttttcatgaaggggtcatgctttactgggaagccaggtaaaggtgggatATGCAGaggtataccccacatcctgtcctgtttgaaaggctcctcagtggggcagaacaacacatgcatcaggacaggcagagacctgaccagcGGAGGAGTGACCGtgaggagaaggccctggacCTTACGAGTGATGCCAAAtcagccagtgatgcgtgctcaccacaaatgaggccagctgcatacaggactgcattaggaagagcatggccacccaggcaagggcagttcttacacccctcgactcagcactggtgtggccatgtctggaacagtgtgtcccagtgtggacTGCCCAGTGCAGGAGGAATGGGGCGCAACTGGAGAGGATCCAGAGGAGGTCTTCCAAGATGGGGTTGTGCTtatgaagcacatggcctgtatggagaggctgagggacctggcatgctttagcctggtgaaggggaggatAAGGCCAGtacagtagttgcctgtgactgcttgaagggtggtttcagagatgctggagcttttcttggtagtgggaagcagcatgagaaggggaaagccacaaactgcatcttgagaggttcagactgcccttcaggtaacaagaatgtcacctgtagggtagtgctgtgctacaacaggacacccagagggactctgtgatcagcccctggctttgtgtttcaaggagcagccagcaaggacagaggggtCTCAGTAAAGGTGGGaagatcctgcagtgaaagcaaggtggggaagaattttgggtgtctacaggctgcagggaaacaggtacAGCTTTGGCACAGCTTtggacagtctgtggtggagatgacagagtgcaatgccaaggctgaaagcctccgaaagaactgaggtctttgtcccccttgctatggctagtgtctctgccactgtgGCCAATGAGAAGAtgacgtttccttacagcactgaggccttgctgcctcctcgcctCCACGGAGCTGTATTGTGTCCTGTACTAGGCATTGCGCACCTCCCCTACCCTGACAGTGCCCTCAGCAAGAGCCCTGAGCAGCatgggagggaaagcatcaccctacgcTGGGACTGGCcgtggggcttggccattctgcttgataacacatatccaggttgacttggcatcagagccacctgcacattgcctttgcctgcctgcaatcagggccttcAAGTTTGTGCtgtaatcagcccctggggaggctttcttggtaatgggcctcagtgggacccattaacactccaagaaacttggaaacttgaCTTCTGACTTGAATTCTTGAGAAGTCTGCTCAGTCTCAGCATcggaggttcatgggctcagcaccaaatacaccatggggctcattaaaatgcaaaaatccctaaggagccatgcctctttccataattttcttcagctcttcaagtcttgtgtagctaattggagaggtttcaggagtgtattgacaagagaaagatttcaatgagcatcaaaaaaaaaaaaaaaaaaaaaaaaaagatgcctgcttttaaagttttccttatttttcacctTACAGAacagagtgatatccacattctccaactgagattgatccagagtggctcctaatgctgtctggacatggaggaaaagcagcatccttgagggcAGACATCCATGGGAAATActcctctccacctccccagccctgccatttctctcaccagccactggggacttggaTCACCcttgttaaaaatctaacctttttccactcaagggtgtagctgaatgttacagctcatgtgcaccaattcccacctgctttcagtAGTGAACTGGCtgtaaacagacacagaaggatttgtcttaattgcgacCAAACTaagttgcctccagtgaggtccacagtctacaagggGCAACCTTCCTTGAAACATTCTTCACAaacagataggaaaggctggacagACACACAatgaaggagttggttgaagagacaattagactgctgaaagatgatgCAAACTTTAGActcccagaagcttaaagcagcaactggagagtagagaagtatctgaatgataaagagcaaggggaggaggaagactgggaaactatggaaagtgcatatgcccagatgatCTGATGCAAaattgactttagaaatgatcaatttcaTCAGGGCACGTGGAAACAggtgaaagattagtgaggttaaaaccgcagcataacagacagagcagtggtaacacaagttagggggcagatcaacatttttCTCCCAAGATTCACGCCCTTCCTTAAagtttccattatgtcatcacgggaaaacattgacattttattaaaattattcagtcatcccagctgatgaaaatgttttca
Protein-coding regions in this window:
- the LOC135326949 gene encoding olfactory receptor 14A16-like, whose amino-acid sequence is MYFFLLNLSLLDLGSVSTTVPKSMANSLRDTRAISYPGCAAQVFFFFFLCSAEFSLLTVMAYDRFVAICRPLHYGTIMGSRACVQMAAAAWGTGFLNALLHTANTFSIPLCQGNVVEQFFCEIPQILKLSCSDSYLREVGLLVVSGCLGFGCFIFIVVSYVQIFTAVLRIPSEQGRHKAFSMCLPHLAVVSLFLSTGTFAYLKPPSLSSPALDLVVAVLYSVVPPAVNPLHLQQEEQGAQGGTEESDPTGILPSKEMEIGASRVGHFHLS